CAGGGCTGCGATCTCGTCGGTGGAGGAGGTAGGGTTTTGGGAACTCCCAAGGCTTTGGGGGAGCGCGATGCTCGAAGCGAGGGCTGGGTCTGTTTTATTGTTGAAACCCCCAATCGGGCTTCGTGGTGATGGAGTCATGTGCTGGTGATTTGATAATCGCCAGCATCCGGTTGTCCGGTCTGCCGCGGCGCGTCTCAAGGACGCTGAGCTCGTTTGTCGTTGTTGCCCTTCGCAGGTTTGCGATCGGGGTCTATTTTAGGAGTCCGCTCGGTTGCTGTCGGCCGGACGGATCCGGATCTTCTCCGTGCACTCGACCTGAGTGACCTTGCCGTCGTGGATGGTGATTTGAACGCTTCCGAACTGGAGACTCTGAATCTTCTCGAATACGATTCGCCCCCATGAAGGCAACGCTTCGGGAAAATGCGGTTGAATTGGAGACTGTTGATTCATCGAGTTATGAAATCCTACTAAAAAGATAGGAAATCAAGTCGAAATTTAGATTCCGAGAAAAAAGTCGGTCTGCTGAACCGATTGCCGACCGTGATCGGGAGATAGGGAGGGTCGGTCGCCATTTAGAGCCCAGAGACTGCCGGTTCGTAGTTGGCTTAGAATGGAATTGAAGCTCCTGTTTAGACGAACTCTCGAGATTCGTGTAAGTTTTGATCGGAAATCAAGACCGGACTGTCGTGCAGTCAGTTCGGGGGCAAAGGTTGTCCGCAAGTGGCAGAAGTAGGACCTGTCAAACTGCGACTCCGGTTCCAAGCCTGAGTGTGATGCCAGGAGGGCAGGGAATTGTGTGTAGGTGGTTGCGGAAAATTGGGGAGGCTTGGTGTCGCCCTTTGTTTAGCCTGGCTATTTGTCGCTACCCATCTGCTCGCGAACGAGGTTCGCGAGGAACTTCGCGAATGGCTTGATGTTCTGCCGGACGCTGGCTTCTTCCAGCGCTTGCATGTAGTCGGTTCTCGCTTCGACGGGGATTACGGTCCAAGGATATCCGCCGGATGCGAGCATGAGATTCATCAGGAACCTGCCGATGCGCCCGTTGCCGTCCATGTATGGATGTATGAATACAAAAAAGAAATGGCCGAGCACTACGCGAGCTGCGGCTGACTCTTCCAAGGAGAGCAGTTCGAAGAGGGCTTCCATGCATTCGGCGACGGCTTCTCGTTTCACTGGAACGTGCATCGACCCTCGAATGTAGACCTGTCCGCGTCGGTAGCCTGCCAGGTCGACTGGAGCTAGAATACCCGCCGTCACGCTAGGTGCGAAGAGTTCCCGGTACCAGCTTCCGTGGTCCGAGTCGGCTACCTTGCCTGGATTGCCGCCTTCCAGAACCGTTTCAACGCTTGATCGGACTGCTTGGAAGGACTGCCAATAGCCGCGGGCTGCCATGGCGTCTCGGTGCGTGCGATCCGTCTCTATGTCATCTGGATTCCAGTTGCCGCTACGGACACTGTCGATCAAGGCCGGGGTGACTCTGTAGCCTTCGATTGACAGAGAGTTGTAGGCGTCGGTCGTGTAGACTTCATCTACTGCTTGGACGTAGCGTTTCTTCCCTTTTGGCAGTCCGGGCGCTGGCGGGAATGCTTCGGTCACTTGATCCCGCATTGCCTGCCATAGCAATTTGATGCGGCTTACATAGGGAGAGGTCCCTGCTTGGGTGATTCGAACGGCAATTCCATCGTCGAAAGGATCGGATTCTCTAACTGAATAGCCTGCCGTTTCCATAGTCTCGACTATTTCGTCCGCGGTTTTTTCGCGTCCGATATTGCGGCAGGCTCCCGCCAGTCTGCCCGCGACGGTACTGTGTCCCCCTTCGAGGAGCTTGGAAAGTAGCGGAGATGCGTCGCGCAGCATTGCGAGGGCGGCACGGGCGCTGGTTGGAGATTGTTTGAAGAAAGTCGGGCCAGCTGAGACGAAAGCGTATTCCAGAGAGAAAAGGCGCAGTCCGTCGACTTCCAGCAAGTCCTCGGATGAGGGGAGGATTGCCCTAATGTCTAAGAGGGAGGTGCCGTGGGGAAGATTCGTCACCTTGTTGCCAGCGTTCTTTGCTCGGACGAGTAGTTGCGCAGGAACGGTCCAGTTGCCCGCCAGCAATTCGAGCGACTGCTCGGGCGACAAGCTCCAGTCAGATCCGAAGCGCTCATTCAGATAACTGGCGCAGAACTTCCAGAAAGAGGCGTACCATGCTGTGCTTTCGCCTTTTGTTTCGTCCGGCCTTGCTGGCACGTACCATCCCTTCATGACTTCCTGCAGGAAGCCATTCTTCATAAGCCGCTCCCGATCCGTGCGCGATAAGTCCCTGGAACGGATGGCTGTCGTTCCTTGGTTTCCTTGGAGCTTGCGAAGGCTGTCCAAGGATTTTGCTAGGTTTTCGGATGGTGATGCCATGGTGGCGGGCCTGTTGCCTCTTTGGGTTGAAAATTAGGTTTTCGTGATGTTTTAAAATTCGGTTATTATGTTGTTCGGTACTTAGGGTTTTATGTCGATCAAAATTAGGCTATTGTGCTATCCCGTTCTCGAAGCTACATTTTCATTCCAGTGCCATGCTTGAGTGTTGGGTGTTGAGTGCCTTGAGTGCTTCCCGATCCCTCTGGAGGATCTTGGAATAGGTGTAGTTGAGGAATTTCGATTGCCTTCGAAATGCCCGGCCTCCAATTTTTTGGGGAAGTTCTGGGTTTACGAAATTTCGTTAACGGAATTCGCAACCTTCACGTAAACAACGAAATACAGAGAAACCAGAGATGATAAACAGCGGAAAATTAGGAGCTTCGAATCCCTCCTTCTCCGCCACTAATCATCGCTAGCAAGGCTCTCTGTTGAATATCAAGTTGCTTGAGGTTCTATTTGGAAACACTCGAAGTCTGTTATCGAAGTGGTCGCTACTAGGTGGTTCGAGCTCCAACCATTTAGGTGTGTTCCGCGTAGGGTGTCGATGTCGTACCTTCTCTGACATACTGCCTATAGACGCGTGAGATCGCGACTCCGAACCTGCTTGTGTCAAAGTTCATGGCGAGCCTCATGGCGTTTCGCCCCATTTGATCCAGTTCCCGGTTATTGATGAGAAGTCTCCTGACCTTTTCAGCCCACTCCTGCGGCTGCAGCAGCGTTTTGTATCCATTGTGTCCGTCGACGATGAAGTCGTCGATACCGCTGGCTCTGACAGCAACCACCGGAAGCCCTGCTGCCATCGCCTCGAGTATGACCATGCCTTGCGTCTCTGCCTGCGAGGCGAAGACAAAGAGGTCGCCGAGGTGATAGTAGTTTGCGACTTCCTTTGGGGGGACCGACCCGAGCAGACGAATGTGTTTCTGTAGGCCCAGCCGCTCGATCTTGGCTTCGAGAAACTGCCGCTGCGGGCCATCACCAAGAATAAGCAGCGTAAAGTCGACCGGACAATCAGCTGCGAGCTCGGCGATGCCGTCTACGATGAAGGAAACGTTTTTTTCCGGGCTTAGTCGCGAAACACAGACCAGAGTTCGACAACCGTAGCGATCCAGTCCCAGCTGGCTCTTCAGGCTCTCGGAAAGGCGAGTATCGCGATTCTGGAATCGTTGGCACTCGATGCCGGTCGGCTGGATTTGGATCGGACTTCTGACGCCGATGGCCCGGAGGTAGTGTTCGGCGGAGTCGGTTGGAACGATCACGGAGTCGCAGCGATTGGCGAAGCGTCTCACAATGAAATGGGCGAGGAAATTGCGGAAGAAAGCCGAAGGGAGCGGCACGGCGTGGGCGAAGGATTCCAGCCGCGTGTGGTAGGTGTAGATGGCGGGAACTCCGAGCCTGCGCGCCACGAATAGGCCGAGAGATCCAACCCAGAAGGGATGGTGCAGATGGACGACGTCGGGCTTAAACGACTTAACCTCCTTGAACGCCTTTCGGGAAAATATGTTGGCAATGGCGACGGCGCTGCCCGGCTTGGCTCGCAGTAGCAACGGGAGACGATGGCAGCAATCGTCTTCGGGGGCGTCGGCGACGTCGGGCGTCACCACCATTACCTTGTGACCTAGGGGTTCGAGGCTTTGGCGAAGGCGATCGATGGCGACCGGCACGCCTCCCACGAAAGGCAGGTAGCTGTTCGTGAACATTGCCACCCTTAGCGGACGAGTAGGATTCACGATGGGCGGCGCGTCATAGCTCGGGTAGAAGTCTCGATCCTCGAGAAAGGCGCGATAGATCCAGACTGCGACAAGAACCGCGGCCGCTAGCGTCAACAGAATGTCCAAGTAGCCGACGTAGAGGAGCGAAAGAAACGCCAGCCAAAGGCCTTCGTAGGCACGTTGGATCGGGCTCTGTCCGATGTCCAGGAGGACGGGCTCGATGGCGGCTCTCTCGCCGTCGACGGTTACCAGGACGTAGTGGTAGTGGCCGTTGTCGTCGCTGTCCAGAAGTCCGCCAGCTCCTCCCGTCAT
This DNA window, taken from Pelagicoccus sp. SDUM812003, encodes the following:
- a CDS encoding YezD family protein, with the translated sequence MNQQSPIQPHFPEALPSWGRIVFEKIQSLQFGSVQITIHDGKVTQVECTEKIRIRPADSNRADS
- a CDS encoding Fic family protein, which encodes MASPSENLAKSLDSLRKLQGNQGTTAIRSRDLSRTDRERLMKNGFLQEVMKGWYVPARPDETKGESTAWYASFWKFCASYLNERFGSDWSLSPEQSLELLAGNWTVPAQLLVRAKNAGNKVTNLPHGTSLLDIRAILPSSEDLLEVDGLRLFSLEYAFVSAGPTFFKQSPTSARAALAMLRDASPLLSKLLEGGHSTVAGRLAGACRNIGREKTADEIVETMETAGYSVRESDPFDDGIAVRITQAGTSPYVSRIKLLWQAMRDQVTEAFPPAPGLPKGKKRYVQAVDEVYTTDAYNSLSIEGYRVTPALIDSVRSGNWNPDDIETDRTHRDAMAARGYWQSFQAVRSSVETVLEGGNPGKVADSDHGSWYRELFAPSVTAGILAPVDLAGYRRGQVYIRGSMHVPVKREAVAECMEALFELLSLEESAAARVVLGHFFFVFIHPYMDGNGRIGRFLMNLMLASGGYPWTVIPVEARTDYMQALEEASVRQNIKPFAKFLANLVREQMGSDK
- a CDS encoding glycosyltransferase produces the protein MARRDRRFGWRFYACCLLVVGLATGKFWLGLNGNAPEAAHAETIDAIQAQLSGKTKYRFAVVGNINNSIGIFEHKIIPKLNEADIDFVVSAGNAVTSGGEDKYRALRSMFAKLKAPYVLAFGENERKALGSYRFYDHYGPYVHAFVAGNARFLFLDSTGKTSWNWQFSWLAEELSKSKSQHTFAFCPTTPVPVGVSEDFNDDPEDYILEESVREKLVAQLAGNDVDAVFSTGLPVYSSSQMLDVRFVMTGGAGGLLDSDDNGHYHYVLVTVDGERAAIEPVLLDIGQSPIQRAYEGLWLAFLSLLYVGYLDILLTLAAAVLVAVWIYRAFLEDRDFYPSYDAPPIVNPTRPLRVAMFTNSYLPFVGGVPVAIDRLRQSLEPLGHKVMVVTPDVADAPEDDCCHRLPLLLRAKPGSAVAIANIFSRKAFKEVKSFKPDVVHLHHPFWVGSLGLFVARRLGVPAIYTYHTRLESFAHAVPLPSAFFRNFLAHFIVRRFANRCDSVIVPTDSAEHYLRAIGVRSPIQIQPTGIECQRFQNRDTRLSESLKSQLGLDRYGCRTLVCVSRLSPEKNVSFIVDGIAELAADCPVDFTLLILGDGPQRQFLEAKIERLGLQKHIRLLGSVPPKEVANYYHLGDLFVFASQAETQGMVILEAMAAGLPVVAVRASGIDDFIVDGHNGYKTLLQPQEWAEKVRRLLINNRELDQMGRNAMRLAMNFDTSRFGVAISRVYRQYVREGTTSTPYAEHT